TCACCCAGGTGACGGTGCTCGACCGGGGCGACGGCCGCGCCCTCGACGACTTCACCGTCTACTGGCCCGACTCCGCCCCCCGCGAGGACCTCGTACGGGCCATCGAGGACATGGACGGGGTCCGGATCGAGGGGATCTGGGGCACCAGGGAGGCGCCCGGCACCTACCCGGAGCTGGAGATCCTGAAGTTCCTCGCCACGGCGGGCGACCGCGCGCTCGGCACGCTGATCGACTCCATGCCGGTGCTGTTCAGCGCCGGCTGGGCCGCGGCGGCGACCGAGAAGGACCCGCGCGTCACCGTGTACGCGAGCTGGCGCGCCCCCGAGGACATCCCGTTCCCGAAGGAGACCCCGCCCAGGCCGACGGCGACCACGCTGCCATCCGGCCTGCACGTCATCGTCGCGCCGCTGCCGCCGCTGGCGTTGGCGCTGATGCTGGCCAGGGCGGAGGGGCCGGCCTTCCACCGCAACGAGGTGCACCGGCTCACCCGGATCCTGGAGATCTTCCTGACCCTGCCCGCGATCGAGCGGGGAGCCGACCGCGCCTTCCGCGGACCGACCGCCCGGCCGTTCTGAGTACACACTGGGGGCGAAAACCCGGTACAGTAGCCACGTCGCCGCGAGGCGGACGCGGAAGTGGCTCAGTGGTAGAGCATCACCTTGCCAAGGTGAGGGTCGCGGGTTCGAATCCCGTCTTCCGCTCCGAGAGGTCACGAATGCGGGCCTCGCTCTGGTGGAGTGGCCGAGAGGCGAGGCAGCGGCCTGCAAAGCCGCGTACACGGGTTCAAATCCCGTCTCCACCTCTTTTTGTGATTCGGTTCCGGAATCGGCGTCGTGTGTCATGCGGCGCCCGGAACTTCTTTGCCTCCACGATCGTCGCCCCCGGCTCCGGGCTGCGCCGAGGCGTGCGTTCCGGTCGATGGTAGAGCCGGCACCACCACGGAAAGGCGTGCCTGCACTCTCGATGCGGGCTCCCCGTCCCCAGCAGGATCGTCACCATGACCGATCACTCGACCGATCACTCGACCGATCACTCGACCGATCACATGCCCGGGCGCGCCCGTTCCCGCCGGTTGATCCATCTGTCGGCCGCCGTGCTCTCCTTGACGTACGGCCTCGCCGCCGCACAGGACACGGCGCACGCCGAGAAGACCGCGCACGCCGAGAAGACCGCG
The DNA window shown above is from Microbispora sp. ZYX-F-249 and carries:
- a CDS encoding ACT domain-containing protein, whose amino-acid sequence is MLLRLRIALPDRPGSLSHVTGVLGAAGADITQVTVLDRGDGRALDDFTVYWPDSAPREDLVRAIEDMDGVRIEGIWGTREAPGTYPELEILKFLATAGDRALGTLIDSMPVLFSAGWAAAATEKDPRVTVYASWRAPEDIPFPKETPPRPTATTLPSGLHVIVAPLPPLALALMLARAEGPAFHRNEVHRLTRILEIFLTLPAIERGADRAFRGPTARPF